One part of the Amphiura filiformis chromosome 5, Afil_fr2py, whole genome shotgun sequence genome encodes these proteins:
- the LOC140153372 gene encoding octopamine receptor beta-2R-like, whose product MEITMTMHHMYPTPVTSRHEERHAMTTTHVNCSRKLASSNESHGLIEWTTYHIIAICVVGFLFILTLFGSALVIISIMKFKRLQIPSNYILLNMAIADICVATLMPLILVLELVGDFSRNIYMCMLPYCLITLASGASLLTLCIIAYDRYAALVKPLRYGERITTVRIALICAAAWIYVLLISSVPFLGWYYSTESLVDFKCQYRVLNNYAILFQIVSIFLPGCIVMIYCYCRVMLVARRHTRAISAVQVSLFPSQVNINKSHNMFKGNKYTRTLAVILGIFILTWVVFIASLLIEIFCPICGCTVQLHKYTGLLVFLNSSLNAWIYCYRNKDFKAAFRRLMRPIFPCLRKKLGQSQSQLNDGRRGSTSRISEALSRTNSMVGGINQQLQVLYENEVMGEVEQPPPQKPKPQIIPQPSNNNSSNKAQEQGPVAENVPANQ is encoded by the coding sequence ATGGAAATCACAATGACAATGCACCACATGTACCCCACTCCTGTAACAAGCCGACACGAAGAGCGCCACGCTATGACGACAACCCACGTAAATTGTTCCCGCAAGTTGGCAAGCAGCAACGAGAGCCATGGACTAATAGAATGGACTACTTATCATATTATCGCAATATGTGTCGTGGGATTCCTATTCATCTTGACGTTATTTGGTAGTGCTTTAGTTATCATATCCATCATGAAATTCAAACGTCTTCAGATTCCTTCTAATTATATCTTGCTAAACATGGCTATAGCAGATATATGTGTTGCTACACTTATGCCATTAATTCTTGTTCTAGAACTTGTCGGTGATTTTTCTCGTAACATTTACATGTGTATGCTGCCATATTGCCTTATAACACTAGCTTCTGGTGCCTCGTTGTTAACTCTTTGCATCATAGCGTACGATAGATACGCAGCCCTCGTCAAGCCTTTAAGATATGGTGAACGAATAACGACTGTAAGAATCGCTTTAATCTGCGCCGCTGCATGGATCTATGTTTTACTCATATCTTCTGTACCGTTTCTTGGCTGGTATTACAGTACTGAAAGTTTGGTGGACTTCAAGTGTCAATATCGCGTTCTCAATAACTATGCAATACTGTTTCAGATTGTTAGCATTTTTTTACCGGGATGTATTGTAATGATATATTGTTACTGTAGAGTAATGCTGGTTGCAAGGAGGCATACAAGGGCTATATCAGCTGTACAAGTATCACTCTTCCCAAGTCAAGTTAACATTAACAAATCCCATAATATGTTTAAGGGAAATAAGTACACAAGAACGCTAGCTGTCATTCTAGGAATATTTATTTTAACTTGGGTTGTGTTTATTGCATCACTTTTAATCGAAATTTTCTGCCCAATTTGTGGCTGTACTGTACAACTTCACAAATACACCGGACTTTTAGTATTTCTAAATAGTTCACTCAATGCGTGGATTTATTGCTACCGAAATAAAGATTTTAAAGCGGCATTCAGGAGGTTGATGAGACCCATCTTTCCGTGCCTTCGTAAAAAGCTGGGCCAATCGCAATCTCAACTCAACGACGGTCGTCGCGGGTCTACATCACGGATATCAGAAGCTTTGAGCAGGACTAATAGTATGGTTGGTGGAATTAATCAACAATTACAAGTTTTATATGAAAATGAGGTGATGGGAGAGGTTGAACAGCCTCCCCCACAGAAACCTAAACCACAAATTATCCCTCAACCaagtaataataatagtagtaataaAGCACAAGAACAGGGACCTGTAGCAGAGAATGTACCTgcaaatcagtaa